AAAATACACAAAAGTGATAGGAAAAGAGTAGGGaagttaccctggtgtcctggccaaattggcctttaatcatggcctcctaatgatcccatctatgaattgacttcattactctgttctcctcccctctgatagctgatgtgtggtgagcattctggcacactatggctgccatcgcatcatccaggtggatgttgcacattggtggtggtggaggggagtccccattacctgtaaaggattttgagtggagtatcctgAAAAGCGCTgtagaagtgtaaggaattattaattattattattattaagagtaAATGTGAGCTTGATTGTGAAAGGGAATGAAAAGCTTGCATAGTATCACGCTGAAATGTCATGAAACGCAGCAGGGAAATTGAAGGGATTTGTAGAAACGTAGACATGCTCTTTTATATTGAGAAGAAAGTTGTCAAATGCTACTATAGTTTGTGATACGCTTAGGTTACTGGTTACTGGAAGTTCTAATAAGCATATgctcttcactgccttcttcATTCAGTTTTCCTTTTTGTCAATGTATAATATATTAGATATACATAGCCACACACTGTCCTTTCTAGAGTCTAATTGGAATGGCCAGTACAATCTTACATGTGGATTCACAGCCAGGCAGTTGTTCGTGCTAATCAGGGCAGCAATCTCAGTAGATGACTTGCTGCACAAACCCAGTCAGGGCTTTCAGACTAAACTTATTTacttttttggcattttttccctccattttcttttattaggCATCACGACCAGAGTCCTTGATGTGACTAAGAAGGATCAAATTGAAGCCCTAGCCAAAGAACTAGAGAGGATAGATGTACTCTTCAATGTTGCTGGGTATGTGTACGTTTCTGTATGTTTGCATCTGTCTTGAGGTTACTAGCCATCATAATTGTAAAGCAGTGTAACTGAACTCTAAATATCCAAGTTTCATTTGATATATTATATAAAGCTTTTGATTTCAAATTGATGTTTTATTTCATCTGAGAGCCCATCTCTTTGACAAGACGTGTTCAGGTTCAAGACCCGTTGACCGTGTGAAGTCCGCTGGCAACAGCTCGGTTTGGAAcatacatttcactgttttaaattttcCCTGACTGGAGCTCAACTTTCATCACATACGAGCTCCAAATTAGATTAcatcagaaaaaacaaatgaagctcccaatttttttaatgtttttgtctgGGAGCTTTGATTTGGACTATTGTAAAACCATTCAGTAGAATAATGATACATTTTAGTTTCACTGCATGCAACAACAGTGTGCACTCGGGGGTCATTCCCACTAAAATGTCAAGTCTAAATGTGAAGGCTTATGTTCCTTATAAACAAATGTAGTGCAGATTTTAAAAGCATTGTTGCAatacagtttatatatatatactttgtaataataataataataataattaataataataattgcttacacttatatagcgcttttctggacactccactcaaagcgctttacaggtaatggggactcccctccaccaccaccaatgtgcagcatccacctggatgatgcgacggcagccatagtgcgccagaacgctcaccacacatcagctatcagtggggaggagagcagagtaatgtagccaattcatagagggggattattaggaggccatgattagtaagggccaattggaaattttggccaggacaccggggttacacccctactcttttcgagaagcaccctgggatttttaatgaccacagagagtcaggacctcggttttacgtctcatccgaaggacggcgcctgtttacagtatagtgtccccgtcactatactggggcattaggacccacatggaccgcagggtgagcgcccccccgctggccccactaacacctcttccagcagcaaccttagtttttcccaggaggtctcccatccaggtactgaccaggctcacacctgcttagcttcagtgggttgccagttgtgagttgcagggtgatatggctgcttgtAGTGAATTTTGAACAttccccaaaataaaaaaaaacaattctaagcccccttatgtacagtattttaacttAGGAGTGTTTAAACTTATAATGATTGAGTAAATGAATCTTCCCTGGCATCTATCTAAATATCTCAGccaaaatgtcacatttctCTCTAGTTTTGTTCACCACGGGACCATCCTTGATTGTGAGGAGGGAGACTGGGATTTTACAATGAACCTCAATGTTCGCAGCATGTACATGATGATCAAAGCTTTTCTGCCAAAGGTCATTGGtacttttaattattcttttaattccatttttttaagattaaaagattcctactgtaaatatatactgatggaaaaaagaaatgcaacattttctggaatgagaatactatagttatagcttatgtactataccaaaaagttgtcaatttgatTTAAGCCCTCTGAGCGAGGTGAGGctttgcaacttgccaatcacacgaaagctcgttaggtgcacttttacccaacgaggtccaggtggaacaatacctgatcaggtcacctttaaaaaggccttaattcaaagcttaggtcactgcaagaaaaaggccacacttagtcagttttttGTGCTTTCCATAATGCTTTGAAtctcaccagaagcaagggagagggccattggcataaATGTCAGAGAAAGTTTTAGCAGATCAGCAGGACAGATGACGTCCAAGATCCGGtcaccctcgagtgaccacagcAAGCAGGACTGAtgcatcagactggtccatccgAAAGATTGTTTtagatctgccacctgtactgcTTCTGAATCTGCTAGCAGACACAATGCCTgtatcagtgacaggacagcgaggctccatgctgctggccttagagcaagacaacctgtcagaggccctctgctcacacctcttAGACATCACGCccaactggcttgggccagacagaggctcgtcagcagtggcatcaggtcctcttcaaagatgagtcactcttcagcctgttccacgtaGACGGGAGgcccagagtgtggaggaggaagtgttgcgtttctttacttacatcagtatatttttgactgttttgacattttgtcACCTTTTTCTACAGATGCTGGCTCACAAGTCTGGAAACATTATAAACATGTCTTCTGTTGCATCCAGTATAAAAGGTAATTTTCTGAATtcatggtggcacagtagttagcattgctgtcttgcagctctggggccctgggttcaatttcagacctggagtgctgtctgtttggagtttgtactgtatgttcagtgtTCACATGGATTTTTCATCAtgttctctggtttcctcccttgttttttgagaaaattgtccctggtgtgagtgtgtgtgtctgctccgAGATGGACTagagtcccatccagggtgtatcatgCCGTGCGCCCCTTGCTTGACAGGATAGGCTCTTAATCCAGTTGAAGATACAATTACTCTCTTTCTCTGATGAAAAATCAACTCCACCCCTGCCTGCAACTGTGTAGGTGAAAAACAGGCACCGTTCCACATTGTAAACCACTGGCCAAAGCAGAAGATGTCCCATGGTTTCTTAAACAACCACCCGACACCTCGCAAAGCCCCTTAAGTGTTTTCAAAACCTATATACCACATACCACCATACCTTTGCATATCTAATCACCATGATTAGATACGATGGAAAAAGTATAAAGACGCAGCACAGGTCTTCACGCAATGTCTTGGAGTcttacagtggatataaaaagtctacacacccttattgaaattccaggtttttgtgatgtaaagccagaaatcaagataaatcatgtcagacatttttccatctttaatgtgaccttgcaaccaacacaattcaagaaaaaaacaaatagataattattaggaaaaataattgaaattaaaaaactttCAACACCCTGTTTGCATAAGTGtgcacccctcccccccccaactAATACTTTGTGAAAGCACCTTGTGGAagcatttattacagcagtacGTGTTTGTGAATAAATCTCTATCAACTTTGTGTGTAAAGGCTTTCATCTTAAAGTTAATTTGGGAAGGTTCAGGATCACTTAATGAAACTGTACCCTGATCGTTTTTGTAGCCAGACAGATTTGTCAATGACATTTATGACTAATCATGGAAACCAAAAGCTTCTCTGTATGAAAACCAATACATATATGATCAAACATTCCATTTTAGTTCTTAAGTAACAAACTGAATATAATTTGTAGCTGTGTTTTGCTGCATTGCTACTACCTTAACATAAGGtgtctcattttttttctattcttttttttcttcttacagGAGTTGTGAACAGGTGTGTTTACAGCACTTCAAAGGCTGCGGTTATTGGGCTTACCAAATCAGTGGCAGCTGACTTTATCGAGCAAGGGATACGATGCAACTGTATTTGCCCAGGTAACTGTGTAGCAGACTTTTAACAGTTTCCCACACTTATTAATGAAAATCACCAAATCATTTTTGTGCTGAAATTTTGTtgaggagatgatattttatgaaattaaaatacGTAAATTGTTATGCTGAATATCATTTGTCAGAGATTGTGGAACAACAGAGGATGTCCTGTAAATGTCACAGGCTAGTGGTGTGTGTGCTGACCAATAGAAGCAATACAGACTGTACATGCGAGGTGCATGCATTGTATCAAGTTGCAGAAGCTATTCTGGGAGTTCTGTTCATTGGTCTCTGGAAGTCATTGCATTCCATTCTGTTTAATAGCCGATCTGTCCCAATCTCATCTTTCAAGACAGCTGTCATTGCATGAACAATTTGAGCACGGGTGTTATCCTGATGGAGTATAATCACATCAGAATAAGCCCTTGGGAAGTACAAAAGTTGGGCTGAAGGATTTGGTCAGTGTATCAGCATGCTGTTAGACTGCTATCGATCACTGCAAGTGGAGTTCTATAGCAGCTATGCATATAAGTGCTTTAACAAAAGGTGTAAAAGGTAGCCTGAAAATATAAAGTATTGTATGTGTCATTACTGTGTTTGAACCGTGGTATATTTATTGCTTAATTTTAGGAACTGTAGACACACCTTCATTGAGAGAAAGAATCCAGGCCAGACCTGATCCTGAACAGGTATTTCTTATTTCGAATATCATTGTCTCTCTTGCACGCACTAGTATGTTTTGGTGTGTTGAGTCCCAGAGTTAGGAGACACAGAGCTACAGGGCTAAAAGCTTTCTGATAAAACAGTTATATTAGACTCTATGTAGAATTTTTAATAAGATTGGACCCGTGTTGTATGACttggaaggacagcagaccattTTTTGGTTCAGTTGCCATAGGAAGGTCAAACTATAGGTCTATTTCTAAGGATTACAATTAATTTGCATGTGTTAATATatgaattatataaatatattaaaaatgtaagtgTTCCACTTGGTCTAATTTTAAAACCATCCTTGCTACCTGCATTTAAAGCTGttattacaatttaaaatgtctgtttttcaattaaataacaCATATGACATTAATGAAACAACCTCAAATATTCTTCTAATCATAAGACAGTTAAACCAATTGTcataacagtaataataacaataatttaaaggggaactgcaattctatttttatattacaggcctagaaagaatcagcattgatgagtgcatttcaaacctcaataaaaatacaatatacttGTAAAGCCTCTAATTTATATCACAAAATAGCCAAACTTTCCAGGTTTGCACAGTgccatgttctgtgattcaaAATGAGGCGACAAAACTTCCAGTTcattacattgtaaagaagcaggcttgtgaatacatctgtttgaatccaatagaaatattgctcctGATTTCAAGGTGGTTTTGCCGacaatactacttacttgttaactctgcatgtagAACACATTGGAatgtttctgcagtgaaatgtctactgcacaacctgtacttccTTGCTCTTACATCACATACATTATTCATTACactgactagtgagcaggaagggctgcatcacatcgcaattcgtgcaaactctcactctcacccaaTGGCGAACCCAGGGGTTTGCAGCAACATGGAGACTATACAAttatttcacaaagttcatgattttgtgctaaATTTATGATTTGTAATTTTTTCTATACTCtcaatgaatgtattttgttaccgagactTAATGACCAGCCTGAGAAATTGGGATCGCTGTTCCCCCTCAAATGCTCTTCTTAATCGCTGTAGGACtgcaaaaaatacataaataatggGATCACAGAGCTAATCCAATCTTGGCCCTTGGGTAATCCCACAGGtttattaaattttcaaggtACCTTTAGTAGCCAGAAGCATCAATAAAATCAAATGTCAAGGAACCATGTAATTGCAAAGCAGTGTCTAAAGATTATCTCCTGGTTCAAATAGTCCTTCCTTTACACTAGCTGTGTTAGGTGTGGTGCACTGTGCAGTTAAAATTGATAGCAGTTTTATCAGCCTGTAGCCTGATCTCAACAGACCTCAGAAGCAAAACAGGTCTATTTCTGGTCAGTTTTTGGTCTAAAAAAAGCCAGGCTGATACTGcgagtggtgttggtggaccagcagATGGCACTCCTAGACTAAACTTTCCGAACCAGTGCTCTACTGTGATGACCTGGGACTCCGTGTTGTAGGAGGTGCAATCCATTGGATGAGATGCTGAAGTCCTGACTACTTGTTCACTACATAATCCCATGGAATATTTtcggagtaggggtgttacctcaGTGTCCTGATTAAAGTCCAATTTGGCTTTGCGCAGTTTACGCTACTCAGTTTATGACTCCTTAATCCAGTCGGTGAAGTAACCCCTTGTTTCTTCACCTGATCTGATCTGGAGTGGAGGTGCTGGAACATAATTGCTCCTGCACATCAGCCAGGTGAGACATTTGCTATATAAATTCATGGAATTATTACTACTGTAAGTATAAATTATATTAGTTATAAACACTGATCAAAGTTTTCTTAAGTCCTGTTAGACTGTAATGGAATTGTTTTCTAGTTAAAGGTATGTGAATTTTCTTCCGTGACTGTGGTGAGAAAAAGGATGAGAAAAAGTTGGTTGGAAAGTTTgtgttgtaaaaacaaaaaggcaaccGGGTGGCATTACTTCAGTTATTTTAGTTCTGAGTGCCTGGGTTTGTCCTGACGTCAAATGGGGTTAGTAACCTTAGTTTGGTTTATGAACTAATTTCCACATTGCCAAAATCAACAGTTATTTTCTTCAAGAGTCTTTTCAGGCTAGACATGAAAAAAGGGGCATTACTGGCATATAGATTCCATTTTTTagctgatttgtttttgtttttaaggcaTTAAAATACTTCCTTGCTAGACAGAAAATGGGCAGAATGTGCACTGCAGAAGAAGTGGCCCAACTGTGTGTATACCTGGCCTCTGATGAAGTAAGTTCTGTGGTCTGCTCAAGGAGGATGTGGAAATAGTTGTCCAAAAAAAGGGTGTGGAATTACCCATTTATAAGagttacagtacagttacagtatgaaGGGGTGTGACACTTCAGAGAATGAAATGACAGGGACtgtaatttaatgtttaattttcagttttatgCTGTCTTTGATAACACTATCATAAGGGACCCTGGaaaacacaaagggttgtgccaggagtgatatttttttaagatgatgCAGTTTAAAATGACCTGTAGTGCTTGAAGTTCTAATTCTTCCTTTAGTAGTAGTTATTTTCATAGGAATATCTTCATCTAGACCTAAACAATAACTTGACATTAAGTGATCAGATAATTCAACTAGGTTAAAAAACATAAtacacaaataacacaaaagtTGTACTTTTCTTAAAGTTACAAAAGGCAGAAACAGTTTTTCTCCTTTAGTGGAAAAGAATTGAAagtgtaaatgttttatatatagtgtgtgccttttttgtttGCTACACAGAAAATTAAATCCTGACTTCCTCCTCATTAGCTTCAATCTAGTTGAGACTATCTTTCAGTTTGTTTATTTCacctttcttatttattttctatcagatagaaattatttattgtcaagaaaaaaatatttgttaagtTTGCATTTCGTATAAACTATTTACACTCTGCTAAGGTTACTAGTGTTACCTGTGTTGTATCTAGGCAATCAAAGCTAAAACACCAACAGGTGTGATAAAGCAGTTCATGGCTTGATTGTTTTTGTCACATATAAAACACATGCATTATATAAAAGAGacataaaactaaaatattcaatagtattacagtcatagatttaaaaatcaaacatgGACTTACTGTAAAGTGCCCAGTGTAATTTAATCGAAAAgagctttattttattattctatttactgtatatgttttacttttttggcAGTTTTCCACTGATGGTAATATTCAATAGAATAGGAAGATTCCAGTAGTCTGGTACCAATTATATCTTATATGTTATACATAGTGGAAACTCATTAATTTCTCAAGATATTAATATAAGCATATATTATGACTGTAATATCACTGTATCATGTGAGTACATAAAGTAATTTTGATTCATTCAGACTAGTTCTATTTTGAGggtctgtaaaaataaaatgataatctGATGATTGCTCATCTGTTGTGATTTATTCAGAGCCTCAAAGTTTCCACAGGGGAATGCTCAAGGTCAACCAGCCGCTAGAGAGATATTCAAAACACTAATAAACCTTTAAAACTCATTgctgtttaaaaaatagaatgtaACACACCAGGGCAGTGATAAGAAGAAAACAGATCTGTTGTGTGTGACACTCTGTGTACAGTCAATATGGGACATTGTTAAACTAATACAGACGTGTGtaacttttcatttttccaaCTCTAGTCTACCTATGTGACTGGAACTGAACATATCATTGATGGTGGATGGAGTCTCTGAAGAGGTCAAGGAATGTTTGGAAGGACAAGGAAAATTCAGCACATACCAAACATTTCTTCTTAAACAAGGGCAGCACCAGTACATCTGTAATTTAATTGTGTTAAAATTTAGAATTAAACCTCAGTATTGTTCTACAGTCATTCTACTGTGAAAGAGACATGAGCAAATGCAGAACAAAGCTGATAATTTAATTTGTAACCATCCACTTGCGTGCATGGCACTTAATGTAAACCCTGTATAATTTGTGTAACACCACTGATCTAATGTAATGTTACAGTTCATGTGTGTAGTGAGGTGTCATGAAGCCTCATAGCATCCTGCTTCCTAGTTAGTATTTTAAACACTAATCTTTATCATTGGTTAATTCCGATACACACTGAAAGAAACTTTAAGTTACTTTTTCAGAATgctctgttttcagttttaatgttATTGACTTTTTGACTGTGCTAATGATGGGAGAGAGGTAAAAAAAGCGATTAAAAAATCAAACTAAAATTACATCACTATCACAGTTAAACTGAGTTctactgaattattattttgtagaaaAACCAACTTTTAAGCAAAATAGTTTTGAGTCTTTTTGGGTATGTATCAGCTTTGTACGTCAGGATTTTTAGCAAAATTGTAGTACTTAATCTTATCTGATCAATACTTTATCTGTTCctgaaaattaagaaataatgggaataaagaatttttgtttcatttagcactttttattttattttataggaACAGACATATTTAGCAAATATGTCTACATACTCATGTCCTCAAGCAAAAGTATCGTCTCTGTTCATCCAGCCCCTCTCTACTGCACTTCCACAGATGGTTAGTGGTCTGCCAGTTTACTGTATTGATGTCAAAAGACCACTTTTTACTGGAAGTTTTGGTCCATTGCTACTTTGTGGTCCTTGTGGCGCATACAAGACAGTGTCTCCTTGTGGTGAGGTTTATAGTAGCTTGCTATTATCTTTTTTCATTGCCTTCAGAGGGACAGGCCTCCCTAATGTTTTAACTGATGGGAATGTCTTCTATCTGGGgctcagttacagtatatctgttacAAGGCATTGCTCTGCTGCTACAAGAACAGGATGGAAAGAGAAGTCCAACTTCTGTGTTTGTATTGGGCATAGTAGGGCTAAGCTCAGTATGCAGGGGTCAAAAATGTCTGCAAGCCAGATGTTAAGATACAGACTCAGAGGCCTCAGGCAAAGTACAGTAGTCCTCTCTCAGTCTGCAATGGCAGGTAGAGCTTCTGTTGGGGCTGGCTGCCTGCAGGATCTCCCCACTAAGATCACCCCAGGTCTCAGGATGGATGCAGTGGTGACAGTTGATTATGATGAACACTCATGTGCTGACAATGGTACATGGCACCAGCAGAATGGCCCCCAACAAAGATCCACCCTGTCCATGCAGGCAGTTGGAGAGAGGACCACAAGTTGACTTTCCACTCACTCGCTGCCTGACTTCTATAGTATAAAGACAAAGTGCAGATCATGAGAGGCTGAAAACTGCACTCGCAATGTGAGTGTGATTCACATCCATAGTGGAAGAAAAGTGAAATGCATGCGCACAACAGCAGCCACCGCTAACTCAATGCAGTAATAATAAAATTCAGTCCAGTCTATATTTCTCAAAGCAGACCAGGAAGTGAGGGGGATGTTTATTCCCAGTCCATCTGCTCCCAATTCATTGCCTCTTTAAATATAAGCAGCCCAGAGACCTCATCAAAGTACCATTAATGAAAGCCTTTATTTCCAATAGATAGGACTATTGAAAGTGTGGTTGTCATTTAAACATGAATTGTCTTAGCGGAAAATATTGCaaacagaatttattttttctcctgcTATTATTATGGAATGGGATTAAGAATCAGGAGACTTTCAGTACGTATCTCAGCTGACACCCTGACTCATGTTTCAAGAAAGAAGCTCTTCACCTTGAATTTGTCACAAAAACAGCAGCTGTGCACACATTGGATAACACACACCGATCTTGCTGAAGTTCTCAGGGGTAAATCTATTcttaatacattttctaaattgatttgttttcaCAGTGTGTCATCGATTTGTATATAACTTAACATTCTGAATCTTTAATCATTTATATCTTATGTAATTGTTCCTGAAATCTAATTGCACGTTTTGTGTGTTATCAATGCTTTCTCAcaacttgttttaaaatatacttcaaTGCATTGAAGACTTTGACGGTCAATTATACATACTGATAATATTCAAAGCTGTTGGAGGATTTTTCTAAAAactaacacattttatttaaaagtaaaataataatgtaaattccaataaaaaaagCAGCTAAAGAGTTGAAAATCTTTCATTTCAGTAAAAGGTCTTAAAGGAACTATTTATTTATGCCTTTGTCAGTTTGTTTCTTCCGATCATTTACAAAGACAAACGAGAATTAAACTTAATAAATACTTAAGTTtataaatacttattttaagTAAAAGTTTGGAAAGTTAaactgaatattaaaaaaaaaacatctggatAGTCATTGTAAGGGTTGAACTTCCCACTATTTTCTCTAGTCTTCGAACTCTGAGCTGCTCATAGTTGGCCAGCAGTAATGTTCGCGTCGTTTGCTTATTGTGAAATCCGCTATTTTGGCTGGGTGCCGGTGGTTCATATTGTTAATGAAATAATGGACCGCTTCGTTATAGGAAATGAATGGGTATTTTCAGACTTATTTGTTGGTTTTATGTCATGATCATTAATatgttatatataaaatatggaTTTAACCTATGGTATCCTATAAAGTCTTGCCCCTGGacttttaactactgtacagtatgtaatagagGACTGGCAGAAATGTAAGTACCCAACCTACAATACCTCACTTCACACACCCTTTACATGCTCTTGGTAAAAATTTGTCTTTTGATGTCGTGCTCCTTCGTCTTCCtcttcataaaaaaaatgtgcttaGAGAAATGTGCCGAGTCCATGCGTGGTGTTGGTTCGTTGGGTTTTAGTCTAAAAATTTTGATTCGATTGATTTGGGTGTTAGAGAAACCTGTAAGTAATGactaattatttaaaatcatttcaaaataatGCAGGAATTGGAGAATAATGATAACAAGGCTTGGTTGTAGGGATTAGATTGTGAAACACAATTTCTTGTGTCCGTGATTAGTACATAGTCATTTATAGCAACAGGAGTTACAGTAACACCATGTAGAGACTCTgcccatgagaaacagaaacatTGAACATAGCGGGTAATCTTTTGTGATGATTACAAACATGTCAGCCGATCACAATCGCGTTAATCTCAGCTACAGGTGCAGGATACTGTAAATTTTGTTTCTTCAGGTTTTGttccttgtaaaaaaaaatcgatTCGCCTCCTGGTGTTGTTGCGCCtcacgtgaaaaaaaaaaactgccttgTGGTGTTTCTTCTACATCGGATAATCGTGGTTTAACGCAGACTTGAATTTTAAAACGTTATCAAGTTTCTAACACATATGTGTGTTCAGCATATGAAGTGTTCAAACAGAAGATGATATAGTCATATTGTTCATGGAGCTTtctcatcatttaaaaaaaaacttaagattGTGATGAAAAAACTTTGCAACGTAACAACCagtttagaaaagaaaaatcaactttccaggcatatacagtatcatccTTGTCATTCTAAAATTAGCATCCCTCTAGTGCAAAATGTTTCCTCTGTACTACTTTTCTATGATGGTACAGTACCAGACCTGTGtctgcacctacagtacctgtgtgtgctgaGTGTGTGGTTGCACTTGATAGCTGTCAATGCTGGGTTGTACACAGTACCCGATAGTGCTTACTGTAAATGCATGTTATATGCTTATATGATATGTATGAGTCTATGGAGTGTGAGGGAGTGGGGAATATTGTCCGTTTCttctgaaaagttttttttttattaagtttgTTGATTTTCCCCCGGTGTGGTATAGTTAGGAATGAGCTGCGTCAGGTTTGCTCTCCAGTCTGTCCACGTCCCTCGGCTGTGGCTTTTCCTGATCGCCTCCTAACTCCTAAATCAGAGTCTCGATGTTGTCGTGAACGAGGATGGTTTACCACTTACTCAAGCCTTTGATGTGCAGGACGGGGAAGCTTTGTGCGTGTAATTGTGTGTGCACCCTGTCGCTTGCATCAGTGCGTGTGATGTCTGGTTTTAGGGCCGGAGTGCACCTGTATCATTAGCTTGCGGAGTCTGCGTATCACCGTCGAATCTAATAAAAAGCGGGGACTTTGGCTTCAGTACGGTGGAGCATGTGTCTCACCGCGCTACGCCCATTAAATCAAACGGAGAAGAAAAGGCTGAGACTGGTCATAATGCCAGTCTGTATCAGAGGAGATTAGCAGCGGAACATATTGCATTAGAGCTTTGGCTCGTCTGCATTGAGCCATTTGGCGATCACAGGTTGGTCAGCAGTCAAATACCTTGTCATGTAATCTAGGGTAAATAGTACTGATTAAACATTACTCCGATGGCCAGGTGAcgttttaataataatgcattaGGCTCCTTCCTGGAGTATGAAAAGCACCCCCGGCAACCGATACATCGCTCCTTTGCATTTGAAGTCTCAGTATCACGACAGGCAATGGCCGGCGAGGATGCGGGTGACACGACCCGCGCTGAGGCGGACCAACAGGCGAGAGACTCGGCGGCAGCGGCGCTGGACTCGGAGACGGAGGTATTGAGAGTTTCGCAGTCGACTGTTGTACGAGTTTGCAAGAATTATTATACTCTTATaacagctttctttttttttcagcgtggaCTAATCACGATACAATATTACACTATTATGTTGAATTATTCTTGTTGTTGTTAGTAT
Above is a genomic segment from Lepisosteus oculatus isolate fLepOcu1 chromosome 1, fLepOcu1.hap2, whole genome shotgun sequence containing:
- the bdh2 gene encoding dehydrogenase/reductase SDR family member 6, which produces MGRLDGKLIVMSAAAQGIGRAAALAFAKEGAQVIATDINEENLKELDSYPGITTRVLDVTKKDQIEALAKELERIDVLFNVAGFVHHGTILDCEEGDWDFTMNLNVRSMYMMIKAFLPKMLAHKSGNIINMSSVASSIKGVVNRCVYSTSKAAVIGLTKSVAADFIEQGIRCNCICPGTVDTPSLRERIQARPDPEQALKYFLARQKMGRMCTAEEVAQLCVYLASDESTYVTGTEHIIDGGWSL